The Terriglobales bacterium DNA segment CCCACGAGTCGCATCTCGCGGACCAGACGATCCTGGAGGGTCTTGAAGAGCCGCTCCACCCGGCCTTTGGCCTGGGGGGAGTTGGCGTGGATGACGTCGATCCCGAGCTCGGCCAGGCTCCGTGCAAACTGGCTCAGGGGCTTCTGGTCGCTGAGCTGTTCGGCGATCGTCGGGGCGGCCCCCGCCTGATACGTGGGGTGTTTGTCGAGATAGACGCTCTGTGGGATGCCGGTCCTGCCGGATGTACCGTTTCAGGCTGTCCATGGCCGGCCAGGTGCCCTCGTAGTCAGAGCACCGGCCAGCCACGGTGTTGGTGGCATCGTCGAGATCCCCCATGAACACACAGACCGGGCCGCGGCCCTCGAACCAGTCGTGGTGCGAGCCGTCGATCTGCACCAGCGCCCCGCGCTGGGCCTTGCGCTCCCGCCACTGCCGATGCTTCCGTGGCCGCCGCTTCCGGTAGGCGATGTCGGCCGCGTTCAGCCAGAGCCGCAGCGTCTCCGCGTGGAGGCGGATCCCGTGGACCTCGCCCAGTTTCTCGGCGGCATGGGTGAGGTTGAAATCGCGGTACTTGTCGCGGAAGAGCCTAAGCGCCCGCGCCTTGACTCGCTGGGGAATGCGCTGGTTCGACGGCCTGCCGCGTGCGCGGTGGCAGATGCCTCCTTCCCCCTCCGCCCGGAGCCGCTGGACCAGCCGCCGAACTTGCCGGTCGCTCAGCCCAATGAGGCCGGCGGCCTCTCGCTGGGCCAGCTTCCGCTCGAGTGCCTGATGCAGAATGTGGAGTCGCCTTGCTTCCCGTCGGCTCATCGTAATCATGTCCTTGTCCGCCACAACGCCCTCCCTTGTTGGTCGAGCAGTGTAACGGGGCATAGGACATTTCCGCTCTGCCCAAGAATGTTGTCTTGAGCCTGTAACGATATAGGGACCAGTAACAGAAGAAAAAGGCATCGGTTCCTGTGACGTGATAGACCTCCCAGCCTTGACGCCAATCAAGGAGAGGAGGCGGAACCGATGCCCGACCCCAGTGTAACACGACTGCTCGCGATCCCGGGATACGGCGTGTCCCGACAAGCCCTGGACGAAGGCCGGCAGACCCTCACCCTCTGGGTCCGGCCGCTCGGCAAACGGCCCTACCACTGCTGCCGGGGGTGCGGGATCAGCACGCAGACGACCCAGGGGACGCCCCGCGAGCGGCGGGTGCGCGATCTCCCCTGGGGCCCGTGGACGGTCTGGCTGGTGGTCGAGGTCCACACGGTGGTCTGCCGGCGCTGCGGGCGGCGCCGGGAACGGCTCCCGTTCGTGACGGGCACCGGCCACCACACGACCCGGTTTGCCACGGCGGTGGCTCGGGACTGTGCCGACGCCCCGGCCCGCCGGGTGGCGGCGCGCTGGGGCTTGGCCGCCGAGACGGTCCGCCAGCTCGACAAGCGGGCACTCCAGCAGTGGGCGGCCAGCCGGCCGAGGCCCTCGCTGCGTTATCTCGGCGTGGACGAGATCTTCCTGGGCAAGGCCGCCAAGTTCCTCACCGTGGTGAGCAACCTGGGCAGCCGGGAGCCGCTCTGGATGGGCCCGGACCGGAAGCGGGAGACCCTGGATCGCTTCTTCCAGGAGGCGTTGCCGCCGGCGCAGCGGTGGCGGATCAGGGCGGTGTGCG contains these protein-coding regions:
- a CDS encoding ISL3 family transposase, whose product is MSRQALDEGRQTLTLWVRPLGKRPYHCCRGCGISTQTTQGTPRERRVRDLPWGPWTVWLVVEVHTVVCRRCGRRRERLPFVTGTGHHTTRFATAVARDCADAPARRVAARWGLAAETVRQLDKRALQQWAASRPRPSLRYLGVDEIFLGKAAKFLTVVSNLGSREPLWMGPDRKRETLDRFFQEALPPAQRWRIRAVCVDMWEPFTQSLRAHLPRARIVYDKFHVLKHANAAVDETRRAEFFRKGGALRGLVRGKRWLLLTRWAHLDPAKRQTLGDLFAVNRRLLTAYLLREQLEQLWTYTYEGAARRFLTTWVRALRWQRLPAFQTLAQLLFRHVDGILAYCHEKVPFGVVEAINGNIRTVLRRGRGYRDHEYLLLKVQRFTADGRRLRAA